A window of the Mesotoga prima MesG1.Ag.4.2 genome harbors these coding sequences:
- a CDS encoding ribokinase, whose translation MNKVTVFGSYVMDLTTLSPHIPVVGETVFSGPFKMGPGGKGFNQAVAARKAGSDVKFMTKIGKDLFAPFVKDAFDKFGITKDYLLESDTAGTGVALIIVDENNGNNAIAVAPEACNELTVEDVIRHRDIFTSSDVFLTQFEANLDATYEAIKLARDSGARVLLNPAPVKEFDHSILKYVDIIMPNEIEASLMTGIPLDGMESIEAIASELKKSVDTVLITLGGKGVYCPSVNGGLVPACKVKTIDTTGAGDAFAGVFAAYLSRGESLERAIDYARAGAAISTTRFGTSPSMPEREEIEALVNEITGGDEK comes from the coding sequence ATGAACAAAGTGACAGTATTTGGTAGCTATGTAATGGATCTCACTACCCTTTCTCCCCATATACCCGTTGTAGGAGAGACGGTCTTTTCCGGTCCCTTCAAGATGGGCCCCGGAGGCAAGGGATTCAACCAGGCTGTGGCTGCCAGAAAGGCAGGATCTGACGTCAAGTTCATGACTAAGATCGGCAAAGACTTGTTTGCTCCATTTGTGAAGGATGCATTCGATAAATTTGGAATCACAAAAGATTATCTTCTCGAGTCGGATACTGCCGGAACAGGAGTCGCTCTGATAATAGTAGATGAGAACAACGGAAACAACGCCATTGCAGTTGCGCCAGAGGCCTGCAACGAGTTGACTGTCGAAGATGTTATAAGACACAGAGATATCTTCACCTCTTCCGATGTCTTTCTTACCCAGTTTGAAGCGAATCTCGACGCAACTTACGAGGCGATAAAACTCGCCAGAGACTCCGGAGCGAGAGTTCTGCTAAACCCCGCGCCCGTGAAGGAATTTGATCATTCGATCCTAAAATATGTCGACATTATTATGCCGAACGAGATAGAGGCCAGCCTAATGACGGGAATTCCGCTGGACGGAATGGAGTCGATAGAGGCCATAGCTTCTGAATTGAAGAAGTCGGTGGACACAGTGCTGATAACTCTCGGAGGCAAGGGGGTTTACTGTCCATCGGTCAATGGAGGGCTCGTTCCCGCCTGCAAGGTAAAGACTATCGATACAACCGGAGCTGGAGACGCATTTGCCGGAGTTTTTGCTGCATATCTCTCGAGGGGAGAGAGCTTGGAAAGAGCCATCGACTACGCCCGTGCCGGAGCGGCCATTTCTACGACTAGATTTGGCACTTCGCCTTCAATGCCGGAAAGGGAAGAAATAGAAGCTCTCGTTAATGAGATAACTGGAGGCGATGAGAAATGA
- the xylB gene encoding xylulokinase: MKYVIAYDLGTTGNKATLYGIDGKLLASSFSGYKTYHPGPNQVEQDPLEWWESVKNTTPDLIARAGVNPEEIVAISFSGQMMGAIPVDRDGKLLRRAIIWADQRSVEQSARLEEVGNDFVYRLTGSRITPTYSGPKIAWIKDNEPEIYNKAHKFLNAKDYIVSRFTGEFGTDHSDASMTLLFDIENLKWSEKLVEVFGLDMEKLPNVTSSTNVVSEILPKVAEELGLSKKTLIVRGGGDGACACLGAGVVSPDEAYLYLGSSSWVSTCSTEPIFDEKSRTFNFAYPIEGFYCPTGTMQAGGASYQWAKDALCQHEEEKAKALGLSAFTIMDDLVDQTRPGAGNLIFLPYLLGERSPRWNINARGAFIGLSSTHRKADMLRAVLEGVVFNLKIVLDILETKGKFDKIRLIGGGAKGRNWKQIVADIFGKTVTIPEYLEEATSMGAAIIGAVGAGEMTFKEASTFVRDVQFIKYNPENHRYYERLFEVFDRAYSSLIETYEDLAKLRTYTN, encoded by the coding sequence ATGAAATACGTCATCGCATACGATCTGGGAACCACCGGGAACAAGGCGACGCTATATGGAATAGACGGGAAGCTCCTGGCGAGTTCCTTCTCAGGTTACAAGACCTATCATCCCGGTCCGAATCAGGTAGAGCAGGATCCTCTGGAGTGGTGGGAGTCCGTCAAGAATACGACCCCGGATCTCATCGCCAGGGCCGGTGTCAATCCCGAAGAGATAGTCGCTATAAGCTTCAGCGGTCAGATGATGGGGGCAATCCCCGTTGACAGGGACGGAAAGCTTCTTAGAAGGGCCATAATATGGGCCGATCAGAGAAGCGTCGAACAGTCGGCAAGGCTCGAAGAAGTGGGCAATGATTTCGTATACAGGCTCACTGGATCTAGGATAACGCCGACCTACTCCGGTCCGAAGATTGCCTGGATAAAAGATAACGAACCTGAAATATACAATAAAGCACATAAATTCCTGAATGCGAAGGATTACATCGTCTCAAGATTTACCGGAGAGTTCGGGACTGACCACTCAGATGCGTCGATGACGCTTCTCTTCGATATCGAAAACCTGAAATGGTCGGAGAAACTCGTTGAAGTGTTCGGGCTGGATATGGAAAAACTTCCCAATGTGACCTCCTCTACGAATGTCGTCTCGGAGATACTGCCAAAGGTGGCGGAGGAACTGGGACTGTCGAAGAAGACTCTAATAGTCCGCGGCGGCGGAGACGGCGCCTGTGCCTGCCTGGGAGCAGGGGTTGTCAGTCCAGACGAGGCCTATCTCTATCTCGGTTCATCTAGCTGGGTGAGCACATGTTCCACGGAACCTATTTTCGACGAGAAATCTAGGACATTTAACTTCGCATATCCCATTGAGGGTTTCTATTGCCCGACTGGAACAATGCAGGCCGGGGGAGCTTCGTATCAATGGGCTAAGGACGCTCTCTGCCAGCATGAAGAAGAGAAGGCAAAGGCACTGGGGCTGAGCGCCTTCACGATTATGGACGATCTGGTTGACCAGACAAGACCCGGAGCCGGGAACCTCATCTTTCTGCCTTATTTGCTCGGGGAGAGAAGCCCGAGGTGGAACATTAATGCTAGAGGAGCCTTCATAGGACTTTCATCTACACATAGAAAGGCCGATATGCTGAGGGCGGTGCTCGAAGGTGTGGTCTTCAACCTGAAAATAGTCCTGGATATTCTCGAGACTAAGGGGAAGTTCGACAAGATTCGCCTTATCGGCGGAGGAGCAAAGGGAAGGAACTGGAAACAGATTGTGGCAGATATATTTGGGAAGACGGTTACGATACCCGAGTATCTCGAAGAGGCAACGTCAATGGGAGCGGCTATTATTGGTGCTGTTGGAGCTGGAGAGATGACGTTCAAGGAAGCCTCTACTTTTGTAAGGGATGTTCAGTTCATCAAATACAACCCAGAGAATCACAGGTACTACGAAAGACTTTTCGAGGTTTTCGATAGGGCCTACAGTTCGCTCATAGAAACCTATGAAGACCTTGCCAAGCTGAGAACATATACGAATTAG
- a CDS encoding GntR family transcriptional regulator yields the protein MLFNADRRIALDRASPVPLYYQIYRIISDYMKEPGAVGRKLPTEEAMMKVFDVSRATVRRALQALESSGQISRSRGRGTIITNNASQEQLTTIRSFTEQMRLENHVPITKVVEVKKVKAGSEMARILQVSEDEELLQVTRLRGNESYFPLALFISFLTSRSNLTGEENFEGSLYELMRNRGTAVVEGDAIIEGRLAEGRIAKLLKIEEGAPILYYERVGCTAIGEYVEFVQCWYEATHYKFRIHLTTKI from the coding sequence ATGCTTTTTAATGCAGACAGAAGAATAGCCCTTGATAGAGCAAGTCCGGTTCCACTCTACTACCAGATTTACAGGATAATTTCTGATTATATGAAGGAACCGGGCGCCGTTGGCAGAAAACTTCCAACGGAAGAAGCCATGATGAAAGTGTTCGATGTAAGCAGGGCGACCGTTAGGAGAGCTTTGCAGGCCCTGGAAAGCAGCGGACAGATCTCAAGGTCTCGTGGAAGGGGGACTATCATAACGAACAACGCTTCTCAGGAGCAGCTTACAACTATTCGAAGCTTTACCGAACAGATGAGACTTGAGAACCATGTGCCGATTACGAAGGTTGTTGAGGTGAAGAAAGTCAAGGCCGGTTCGGAAATGGCTAGAATTCTCCAGGTATCGGAAGACGAAGAGTTGCTTCAAGTTACCAGACTGAGGGGAAATGAATCCTACTTTCCTCTTGCGCTCTTCATATCCTTTCTTACATCTAGATCAAACCTTACCGGAGAAGAGAACTTTGAGGGTTCTCTTTATGAACTGATGAGAAATAGGGGAACGGCCGTAGTCGAAGGAGACGCGATCATAGAGGGACGGCTCGCAGAAGGGAGAATAGCGAAGCTTCTGAAGATAGAAGAGGGGGCGCCGATCCTATATTACGAAAGAGTAGGCTGTACTGCTATCGGTGAGTATGTTGAATTCGTGCAGTGCTGGTACGAAGCGACCCACTACAAATTCCGGATACATTTGACTACAAAGATTTGA
- the rbsD gene encoding D-ribose pyranase: protein MKKSGILNKEICNLIGSMGHTDLLVISDSGLPIASDRYRIDVSIVGGKPGVFDVLDPVLEELEVEKVIFSEEMKTVSPKCLEETLKHLPEGIEVEFVPHVKFKELTNTQSKGVIRTGEQIPYSSIILVGGVTY, encoded by the coding sequence ATGAAGAAAAGCGGAATTCTGAACAAGGAGATATGCAATCTAATAGGTTCGATGGGCCACACAGACTTACTGGTAATATCTGACTCAGGGCTGCCTATTGCTTCTGACAGATACAGGATTGACGTAAGCATTGTAGGCGGAAAGCCAGGGGTCTTCGATGTTCTAGATCCCGTGCTGGAAGAGCTTGAAGTCGAGAAGGTTATCTTCTCCGAAGAGATGAAGACCGTTAGTCCGAAATGCCTCGAGGAGACGTTGAAGCATCTTCCTGAAGGCATAGAAGTGGAGTTCGTTCCCCATGTCAAATTCAAGGAACTCACCAACACGCAGTCTAAGGGAGTAATCAGAACCGGCGAGCAGATACCATACTCAAGTATCATTCTCGTTGGCGGGGTAACCTATTGA
- a CDS encoding orotidine 5'-phosphate decarboxylase / HUMPS family protein — MIRLQLANDTHIKDSFLKTAKEVADYIDILEVGTPAVLAHGMTLVREISEILPDHEILADMKIVDGGYLEAAMAFESGADIVTVLGFASFKTISEVRKAADQFGGELMLDTIEISDLQSFAEKVSPLSPDYICIHTSADLSGVGESLHLLEYAKKIEIIRRVLPEAKIAVAGGISPDNLSHVFPLKPDVVIAGRSIWEAEDPARVAFQIKTRLEKGS, encoded by the coding sequence ATGATCCGTTTACAACTCGCAAACGACACTCACATAAAGGATAGCTTTTTAAAGACTGCCAAAGAAGTCGCCGATTACATAGACATTCTCGAAGTCGGTACGCCTGCCGTTCTTGCGCACGGTATGACTCTGGTGAGAGAGATAAGCGAGATCCTGCCCGATCATGAGATTCTTGCAGATATGAAGATTGTAGATGGGGGTTATCTCGAAGCGGCGATGGCCTTTGAAAGCGGGGCAGATATCGTGACGGTTCTTGGGTTCGCTTCCTTCAAGACGATTTCGGAAGTCAGAAAGGCTGCCGACCAGTTTGGCGGAGAACTTATGTTGGATACAATAGAGATTTCGGATCTCCAATCCTTTGCCGAAAAGGTCTCTCCGCTATCACCGGATTACATATGCATCCACACTTCGGCCGATCTGAGCGGTGTGGGTGAGAGCCTGCACCTTCTTGAGTACGCGAAAAAGATAGAGATTATACGGAGAGTTCTTCCGGAGGCAAAGATCGCCGTTGCTGGCGGAATATCTCCCGACAATCTCTCCCATGTCTTCCCGTTGAAGCCCGATGTGGTGATCGCGGGACGATCGATCTGGGAGGCTGAGGACCCTGCAAGAGTAGCGTTCCAGATAAAGACGAGACTGGAGAAAGGTTCATGA
- the hxlB gene encoding 6-phospho-3-hexuloisomerase encodes MKFEGTLDLVIDEIRSVLSGVTDESIEELSESILNARRVFLFAMGRSGLAIKAFAMRLMHLGLKVHVVGEVTSPSLGEGDLLIIGSASGETPSVVLNSKKARKFGAGIASITASKESTVAGISDIVITIPTKTPKVPDRAGVSSVQPMGNLFEQSLLILTDIVVMNLMERLSIDSETMFKNHANLE; translated from the coding sequence ATGAAATTCGAAGGCACGCTTGATCTTGTTATTGACGAGATAAGATCGGTCCTTTCGGGAGTTACAGATGAATCGATCGAAGAGCTTTCCGAAAGTATTCTAAATGCAAGAAGAGTCTTTCTCTTTGCGATGGGCAGGTCTGGCCTGGCGATCAAGGCCTTCGCGATGAGGCTTATGCATCTGGGTTTGAAGGTCCATGTTGTGGGAGAAGTAACCAGCCCCTCTTTGGGAGAGGGAGACCTTTTAATCATCGGATCTGCATCGGGGGAGACTCCTTCAGTGGTTCTTAACTCCAAAAAGGCCCGAAAATTTGGAGCCGGAATAGCTTCCATAACTGCCAGCAAAGAATCTACTGTGGCGGGAATAAGCGATATAGTCATTACGATTCCCACAAAGACTCCCAAAGTGCCCGACAGGGCTGGTGTCTCTTCGGTTCAACCGATGGGAAATCTATTCGAGCAATCACTGTTGATCCTAACGGATATTGTTGTAATGAATTTAATGGAGAGGTTGAGCATAGATTCGGAAACGATGTTCAAGAACCACGCAAATCTCGAATAA
- a CDS encoding aldo/keto reductase, which translates to MKYKKVEKIDEKLSALGYGCWGISGPSFWDGTTDEDSIKTIQRAIAGGINFFDVAPVYGLGHAEEVLGKAIKGLRDKIFIATKCGLLWDDQGRTRNCLKPESIRKEIEDSLRRLGTDHVDLYQLHWPDPEVEIEETMETMVELKKEGKIRYIGLSNFSIPEAKRAMKVGEVCSMQGLYNMLERNPKSYHNIPLDYRVEDEVLPFVLENGMAFLPYSPLFQGLLAGAISDKKKFSEHDVRAANPKLNSPEFKKYYEVVVKLNRLAHEIGKPLSHIAINWLIRNEAVTSVIAGAQKVEQIEQNLGAVEWDMDDGLYERIEEIVSSSNLEL; encoded by the coding sequence TTGAAGTACAAAAAAGTGGAAAAGATAGATGAGAAGCTGTCGGCGCTCGGTTACGGCTGCTGGGGAATCTCAGGCCCGTCTTTCTGGGATGGGACGACAGATGAAGACTCGATCAAGACGATCCAGAGGGCAATAGCCGGAGGAATAAACTTCTTCGATGTGGCGCCGGTGTATGGTCTGGGACACGCCGAGGAGGTGCTCGGGAAGGCAATAAAAGGTTTGAGGGATAAGATCTTCATTGCAACCAAGTGTGGTCTTCTCTGGGACGATCAGGGAAGGACGAGAAACTGTCTCAAACCTGAGAGCATAAGAAAAGAGATTGAAGATAGTCTCAGAAGACTCGGGACGGATCATGTAGATCTCTATCAGCTTCACTGGCCCGATCCTGAGGTCGAAATCGAAGAGACAATGGAGACTATGGTCGAGCTGAAGAAAGAGGGAAAGATCAGATACATAGGGCTGTCAAATTTTTCCATTCCCGAGGCGAAAAGGGCGATGAAGGTTGGAGAGGTATGCAGTATGCAGGGCCTCTACAATATGCTCGAAAGGAATCCAAAGAGCTACCATAATATTCCGCTCGATTACAGAGTCGAAGATGAAGTCCTTCCCTTCGTTCTGGAGAATGGAATGGCCTTTCTGCCATATAGCCCGCTCTTCCAGGGCCTCCTGGCTGGAGCGATAAGCGACAAGAAGAAGTTCAGCGAACACGATGTGCGGGCCGCTAATCCGAAGCTAAATTCACCTGAGTTCAAGAAATACTACGAGGTCGTCGTAAAACTGAACAGACTGGCGCATGAGATAGGGAAGCCTCTGAGTCACATAGCCATCAACTGGCTTATCAGAAATGAAGCAGTAACTTCGGTAATTGCAGGCGCTCAGAAGGTCGAACAGATAGAACAGAATCTCGGCGCCGTCGAATGGGATATGGATGACGGACTATATGAAAGAATAGAAGAGATAGTCTCCAGTTCCAATCTGGAGCTGTAG
- a CDS encoding zinc-dependent alcohol dehydrogenase, with protein MKAAFVKSPFKFEIREVELPPLKPNDVLLKIKASGICGTDLHTARTEAKDWQTFGHEIVGIVEEIGSCVENVKVGQSVLVESGSFCGTCEDCRNGRVDLCHDRAPNVFIRAEKENLTMGFAEKVIIDKQNAVPFEGVPFEEASLVEPMGVALDLTYTVDPRLNDDVLVVGLGPIGLMAVQIVKAMGARRIFVANHSRSKIRIDVAKSFGVEDVILVDKTPISSYKFPKGGVDRALVTAPPYVIPEVLDVMNFGGVVGFIGIDYGEGRFIKFDANKFHFNKLQLRASHAVPALYFPRCVDMIKSGAVNVKPLITDTFKLEDIGEMMVRAENEKDKVIKAVMLD; from the coding sequence TTGAAAGCCGCGTTTGTAAAATCGCCGTTCAAATTCGAGATTCGGGAGGTAGAACTTCCCCCTTTGAAACCAAATGACGTACTGCTGAAGATAAAGGCCTCGGGAATCTGTGGAACAGATCTCCACACAGCAAGAACTGAAGCCAAAGATTGGCAGACCTTCGGCCACGAGATAGTCGGCATTGTGGAAGAGATCGGTTCATGTGTCGAAAATGTCAAGGTCGGACAGAGTGTGCTGGTAGAAAGCGGTTCTTTCTGCGGGACATGCGAGGACTGCAGAAACGGGAGAGTAGATCTCTGCCATGACAGAGCGCCCAACGTTTTCATAAGGGCCGAGAAAGAGAATCTCACGATGGGCTTTGCCGAGAAGGTAATAATAGACAAACAAAATGCAGTTCCCTTCGAGGGAGTTCCTTTTGAGGAGGCCTCTCTCGTCGAGCCAATGGGAGTTGCGCTGGATCTCACATACACGGTTGATCCTAGGCTGAACGACGACGTGCTGGTAGTTGGTCTGGGTCCGATTGGTCTCATGGCCGTTCAGATAGTCAAGGCCATGGGAGCGAGAAGAATCTTTGTCGCCAACCATTCAAGATCTAAGATAAGGATAGATGTTGCAAAGAGCTTTGGAGTGGAGGATGTTATACTCGTCGACAAGACGCCGATCAGCTCCTATAAATTCCCCAAGGGCGGAGTCGATAGAGCTCTCGTAACCGCACCGCCTTACGTGATCCCCGAAGTTCTTGACGTCATGAATTTTGGAGGAGTCGTCGGCTTCATCGGAATAGATTACGGGGAGGGACGCTTCATAAAGTTCGATGCAAACAAGTTCCACTTCAACAAGCTTCAGCTTAGGGCCTCACATGCAGTTCCGGCTCTCTACTTTCCAAGATGCGTAGATATGATAAAGAGCGGAGCAGTAAATGTGAAACCGCTGATTACCGATACCTTCAAACTGGAAGATATCGGTGAGATGATGGTCAGAGCGGAGAACGAGAAAGACAAAGTAATCAAAGCGGTAATGCTAGATTGA
- a CDS encoding ABC transporter ATP-binding protein yields MKILSTEGLKKFFPIKAGVFFQVVGHVRAMQSVTLEISRGETIGVVGESGCGKSTLGRTIVKIYEPTGGKILYHDENGEEHDITKGLGKNVRSKFRRDVQMIFQNPFDSLDPRMTVRDIIREPIEAHNLLSKKEAEDYVGELLMKVGLYPEYAQRYPHEFSGGQRQRIAIARSISVRPRLIICDEPTSALDVSVQSQIINLLQELREESEMSYIFISHNLDVVHHMSDRIMVMYLGNVVETAEARELFNNPAHPYTKALMASIPNWDPEDRKLQNIKLEGEPPSPINPPSGCPFHPRCPYKMDICSEEMPGNFEVAEGHKVACWLHKT; encoded by the coding sequence ATGAAGATACTTTCTACAGAAGGACTTAAGAAGTTCTTTCCGATAAAGGCCGGTGTCTTCTTCCAGGTAGTCGGTCATGTAAGGGCAATGCAGTCTGTTACCCTTGAGATAAGCAGGGGAGAGACAATCGGAGTCGTCGGGGAGTCGGGCTGCGGCAAGAGTACTCTGGGCAGGACCATAGTAAAGATCTACGAGCCGACCGGTGGGAAGATACTCTACCATGACGAAAATGGAGAGGAACACGACATAACCAAAGGGCTTGGAAAGAACGTGCGCTCGAAATTCCGGCGAGATGTTCAGATGATCTTTCAGAATCCCTTCGATTCACTTGACCCCAGAATGACGGTAAGGGATATTATACGGGAACCGATCGAGGCACACAATCTCTTATCCAAAAAAGAAGCAGAAGATTACGTTGGAGAGCTTCTGATGAAAGTCGGTCTCTATCCCGAATACGCTCAGCGTTACCCTCACGAGTTCTCCGGGGGACAGAGGCAAAGGATCGCGATAGCCCGTTCGATCTCGGTTAGACCGAGACTGATTATATGTGATGAACCTACATCTGCCCTCGACGTTTCCGTTCAAAGCCAGATCATAAACCTGTTGCAGGAGCTGAGGGAAGAAAGCGAGATGTCCTATATCTTCATCTCGCACAACTTAGACGTCGTACACCACATGAGCGACAGAATAATGGTAATGTATCTCGGAAACGTCGTAGAGACTGCCGAAGCGAGGGAACTCTTCAACAACCCCGCTCACCCTTACACAAAGGCGCTTATGGCTTCGATTCCAAACTGGGATCCCGAGGACCGGAAGCTTCAGAATATCAAACTGGAAGGGGAGCCCCCTAGCCCGATAAATCCACCTTCTGGCTGCCCGTTTCACCCTAGATGCCCCTACAAAATGGACATCTGCAGCGAAGAAATGCCCGGAAACTTTGAGGTGGCCGAGGGACATAAAGTCGCCTGCTGGCTGCATAAAACCTGA
- a CDS encoding ABC transporter ATP-binding protein encodes MSAILEVKNLKTYFRTPDGLVKAVDDISFYLEKGEILALVGESGCGKSVTVQTILGLIKVPPAKVEGEILYKGKNLVGLSNKAYRDIRGKEISMIFQEPMSAFDPLYTIGFQLTEVARAHMNWDQTRTYDEIISILRRVNIPEPEKRYREYPHEMSGGMLQRIMIAMALITNPEIIIADEPTTALDVTIQAQVLNIMRELQGEFGSSIIFITHDLGVVAELADRVHVMYAGKIVEKAGVKELYSSPSHPYTKGLLSSRVTRSFKGKKLPYIEGYVPRAYEFPEGCRFNPRCPHAMEICRQKDPPEFYVGDGHTAACWLFEGGSEK; translated from the coding sequence ATGAGCGCGATACTCGAGGTGAAGAATCTCAAAACTTATTTCAGGACCCCGGACGGTCTGGTCAAAGCTGTGGACGACATAAGCTTCTATCTCGAGAAGGGAGAGATCCTCGCACTTGTCGGAGAATCCGGCTGTGGTAAAAGCGTTACCGTCCAGACAATTCTCGGTCTGATAAAAGTGCCGCCGGCCAAGGTTGAGGGAGAGATCTTGTACAAGGGAAAGAACCTCGTGGGACTTTCTAACAAGGCGTACAGGGACATAAGGGGCAAGGAAATCAGTATGATCTTTCAGGAACCTATGTCGGCATTCGATCCCCTGTACACGATAGGGTTCCAGCTAACGGAAGTTGCCAGAGCACACATGAACTGGGACCAGACCAGAACCTACGATGAGATCATTTCAATTCTCAGGAGGGTAAATATCCCAGAACCGGAGAAGAGGTACAGAGAGTATCCCCACGAAATGAGCGGCGGAATGCTTCAAAGAATTATGATTGCGATGGCCTTAATAACAAATCCGGAGATAATAATAGCGGACGAACCAACCACCGCACTGGATGTCACAATTCAGGCTCAGGTCCTGAACATTATGAGAGAGCTCCAGGGTGAATTCGGCAGTTCAATAATCTTCATCACCCATGATCTCGGGGTAGTTGCCGAACTGGCCGACAGAGTACACGTAATGTACGCCGGAAAGATTGTCGAGAAGGCCGGGGTGAAGGAACTATATTCCTCGCCCTCGCATCCGTACACCAAGGGTCTTCTCAGCTCTAGAGTGACAAGATCCTTCAAGGGGAAGAAACTGCCTTACATTGAAGGATACGTTCCCAGGGCATATGAATTCCCAGAAGGCTGTCGATTCAACCCTAGATGCCCTCACGCGATGGAGATTTGCCGACAAAAAGACCCGCCCGAATTCTATGTTGGTGACGGCCACACCGCTGCCTGCTGGCTTTTCGAGGGGGGATCCGAAAAATGA
- a CDS encoding ABC transporter permease produces the protein MQSTKSRIAKNFFKHKLGVVGLIALSIMYLLVIFSDFIAPYNYVTSHRNFVYAPPSKIRFFDEEGKWIGPFVYGMKKVRNPVTYRLEFSEDTSRPVPVKFFVRGEEYRFWGIFKTDLHLFGVEESSDIAMVLLFGGDRFGRDLFSRVLIGGKVSMTVGLVGTLISVFIGAIVGALSGFYGGTIDVVIQRFIELLRSFPRIPLWLALATILPPQWPSTWVYFGIVIVLSLIGWMGVARVVRGMVLSLREKEFILAARVSGVSNMKIITRHLIPNTISYLIVVSTLSIPGMILGESAISFLGLGIKEPMTSWGLLLKQAQSISELEAHPWLMVPGIFIIVAVLSFNFVGDALRDAVDPYRAVEKV, from the coding sequence ATGCAGAGCACGAAAAGCCGGATTGCAAAGAATTTCTTCAAACATAAACTTGGTGTTGTTGGCTTAATAGCCCTTTCTATCATGTATCTGCTCGTCATATTTTCCGACTTCATAGCGCCATACAACTATGTGACTTCCCACAGGAATTTCGTCTATGCGCCCCCCTCGAAGATCCGATTCTTCGATGAAGAAGGTAAATGGATCGGCCCCTTCGTGTACGGGATGAAGAAGGTCAGAAACCCCGTGACTTACAGGCTGGAATTCTCCGAAGACACCAGCCGGCCAGTTCCTGTGAAGTTCTTCGTCAGAGGGGAGGAATACAGATTCTGGGGGATTTTCAAGACTGATCTCCATCTCTTCGGTGTTGAAGAATCTTCCGATATAGCGATGGTTCTTCTTTTTGGCGGCGACAGATTTGGCAGGGATCTATTCTCCAGGGTCCTGATCGGGGGGAAGGTCTCAATGACAGTCGGCCTCGTCGGCACTCTGATAAGCGTATTCATAGGAGCGATAGTTGGAGCGCTTTCGGGATTCTACGGCGGGACTATAGACGTAGTCATACAGCGTTTCATTGAGCTTCTGAGATCCTTTCCGAGGATTCCCCTCTGGCTCGCGCTTGCCACGATTCTACCTCCTCAATGGCCAAGTACATGGGTCTATTTCGGAATCGTAATCGTTCTTTCACTAATCGGCTGGATGGGTGTTGCGCGTGTTGTCAGAGGAATGGTCCTGAGCCTGAGAGAGAAGGAGTTCATTCTGGCCGCCAGAGTATCCGGTGTATCTAACATGAAAATAATAACGCGTCACTTGATTCCTAACACGATAAGCTACCTCATAGTCGTCTCTACTCTTTCAATACCGGGAATGATTCTGGGAGAGAGCGCGATTAGCTTCCTGGGGCTCGGTATAAAGGAACCTATGACAAGCTGGGGCCTGCTGTTGAAACAGGCCCAGTCTATATCTGAACTTGAGGCCCATCCCTGGCTAATGGTTCCGGGAATCTTCATAATCGTTGCGGTTCTCTCCTTCAACTTCGTGGGAGACGCCTTGAGAGACGCCGTCGATCCTTACAGGGCGGTGGAGAAGGTATGA